A genomic region of Anaerolineales bacterium contains the following coding sequences:
- the thpR gene encoding RNA 2',3'-cyclic phosphodiesterase, producing MRAFIAFELPEKLRSALAALSAGLQSSLRGVPLSWVPPRNMHLTLRFLGEIRHSQAAALGEALQTIAGHSVQLAVQLSALGAFPGVQHPRVLWAGLHAPAALATLAAQVEQAAMAAGLPAAERPFMPHLTLARVRRQATPAQLAGVAAALAAHPLPALNATLGELVLFESQLKAGGAVYNPLVRASLRSTKG from the coding sequence ATGCGCGCCTTCATCGCCTTCGAGTTGCCCGAAAAATTGCGCAGTGCACTGGCCGCCCTGAGCGCAGGCTTGCAGTCTAGCCTGCGCGGCGTGCCGCTAAGTTGGGTGCCGCCGCGCAACATGCACCTCACGCTTAGATTTCTAGGGGAGATCCGTCACAGCCAGGCGGCTGCCCTCGGTGAGGCGTTGCAGACCATCGCCGGTCACTCTGTGCAACTGGCGGTGCAGCTGAGCGCACTGGGCGCCTTCCCTGGTGTGCAGCACCCGCGTGTGCTGTGGGCCGGCTTGCATGCGCCCGCTGCACTGGCCACGTTGGCGGCACAGGTGGAGCAGGCCGCCATGGCAGCCGGGCTGCCTGCCGCCGAAAGGCCCTTCATGCCGCACCTCACCCTGGCGCGCGTGCGCCGCCAGGCCACGCCGGCCCAGTTGGCTGGCGTGGCAGCGGCGTTGGCAGCGCACCCGCTGCCCGCGCTCAACGCCACGCTGGGCGAGCTGGTGCTGTTTGAAAGTCAACTCAAAGCGGGCGGCGCCGTATATAATCCTCTGGTGCGTGCTTCGTTGCGCAGCACTAAAGGATGA
- a CDS encoding nucleotidyltransferase family protein produces the protein MPERVAGIVLAGGGSSRLGQPKQLLDWKGTPFVRQVAETALAAQLSPVIVVTGAAAAEVTAALHGLAVQVVHNPNWAAGQSSSVKAGLAAVPADAAAAIFMAVDQPQLPVRLLDSLKEQHAFNQPPIVATLVDGRRSMPVLFDRSTFPDFATLQGDMGGRALFSTHQVTWFPWLDSSMAIDVDTPEEYARLLRTLEPR, from the coding sequence ATGCCTGAACGCGTCGCGGGCATCGTGCTGGCTGGCGGCGGCTCCAGCCGCCTCGGCCAACCCAAGCAACTGCTCGATTGGAAGGGCACGCCCTTCGTGCGCCAGGTGGCCGAGACCGCCCTGGCCGCGCAGCTCAGCCCCGTGATCGTCGTCACCGGGGCGGCCGCCGCCGAGGTAACCGCCGCCCTGCACGGCCTGGCCGTGCAGGTGGTGCACAATCCCAATTGGGCCGCGGGGCAGAGCAGCTCCGTGAAGGCGGGGCTGGCCGCGGTGCCCGCCGATGCCGCCGCCGCCATCTTCATGGCGGTCGACCAGCCGCAGTTGCCCGTGCGCCTGCTCGATTCGCTCAAAGAGCAACACGCCTTCAACCAGCCACCCATCGTCGCCACCCTGGTGGATGGCCGCCGCAGCATGCCCGTGCTGTTTGATCGCAGCACCTTTCCTGATTTCGCCACTCTGCAAGGAGACATGGGCGGCCGCGCCCTGTTCTCTACCCACCAAGTTACCTGGTTTCCCTGGTTGGATAGCTCGATGGCGATCGATGTCGATACCCCCGAAGAGTACGCCCGCCTATTGCGCACGTTGGAGCCGCGCTAG
- the rsfS gene encoding ribosome silencing factor: MEPFELARKIVDALEDKKGEDIMVLDLCEQAPITDYFVIASGTSERNLKALQDAIVDEIRPQVSYKPRLEGKPGEGWLLADFGSVMVHLFSHSQRDYYRLEDLWAEAKVVLHVQ; this comes from the coding sequence GTGGAACCGTTTGAACTGGCTCGCAAGATCGTAGACGCTCTGGAAGACAAGAAGGGCGAAGACATTATGGTGCTCGACCTGTGCGAGCAGGCGCCGATAACCGATTACTTCGTGATTGCCTCTGGCACCAGTGAGCGTAACCTCAAGGCGCTGCAAGATGCCATCGTCGATGAAATTCGCCCTCAGGTGAGCTATAAGCCGCGCCTGGAAGGCAAGCCTGGCGAGGGCTGGCTGCTGGCCGATTTTGGCAGCGTAATGGTGCACCTCTTTTCCCATTCCCAGCGTGACTATTACCGCCTGGAAGATCTGTGGGCCGAAGCTAAAGTGGTGTTGCACGTACAGTAG
- a CDS encoding alpha/beta fold hydrolase → MTFIERTLFGEPRRLDRAARTGLSGTLAQLSDGKTYYEVAGPPKGQPVVLIHGFSMPSFIWDPTFTALAAAGYRVLRYDLYGRGWSDRPHRRYDRALFVRQLAELLDTLTLPHASLVSLSMGGVIAAEFAFRFPKRVRRLSFVDPAGFDLGLPAAVKAVFWPGVGELLLGVLGRMGQQTLLESMLADFYQPSPAVIASSKQRYLEQMQYGGFKRALLSSLRSGMLDEDFVLYRRLGELAMPVQLIWGELDDTVPFRHAQTFMQLVPRTEFHPIPHAKHIPHFDRPELVNPLLIEFIQRSV, encoded by the coding sequence ATGACGTTCATTGAACGTACCCTGTTTGGCGAACCGCGGCGGCTGGACCGTGCCGCGCGTACGGGCCTGAGCGGTACGCTGGCGCAACTCTCCGACGGCAAGACCTATTACGAAGTGGCCGGCCCGCCCAAGGGCCAGCCCGTGGTGCTCATCCACGGCTTTTCGATGCCCAGCTTTATTTGGGATCCTACCTTCACTGCGCTAGCCGCCGCCGGCTACCGCGTGCTGCGCTATGACCTGTATGGGCGCGGCTGGTCTGACCGGCCCCACCGGCGCTATGACAGGGCACTCTTCGTGCGCCAACTGGCCGAGCTGCTCGATACACTCACGCTACCGCACGCCAGCCTGGTCTCGCTTTCCATGGGCGGCGTGATCGCCGCAGAGTTTGCCTTTCGCTTCCCCAAGCGGGTGCGCCGCCTGAGCTTCGTGGACCCGGCCGGCTTTGATCTCGGCTTGCCCGCGGCGGTCAAGGCCGTATTTTGGCCCGGGGTGGGCGAGCTGCTGCTCGGCGTGCTGGGCCGCATGGGCCAGCAGACTCTGCTGGAAAGCATGCTGGCCGATTTTTACCAGCCCAGCCCCGCAGTGATCGCATCATCTAAGCAGCGTTACCTCGAGCAGATGCAATACGGGGGCTTTAAACGCGCCCTGCTGTCTTCGCTGCGCAGCGGCATGTTGGACGAGGATTTCGTGCTCTATCGCCGCCTCGGCGAGCTGGCCATGCCGGTGCAGCTCATCTGGGGCGAGCTGGATGATACGGTTCCCTTTCGCCATGCACAAACCTTTATGCAGCTTGTGCCGCGCACTGAGTTTCATCCCATCCCACACGCCAAGCACATTCCTCACTTTGACCGGCCTGAGCTTGTTAATCCTCTACTGATCGAATTTATCCAAAGGAGCGTATGA